The Bacillus carboniphilus genome contains a region encoding:
- a CDS encoding dihydroorotate dehydrogenase, whose protein sequence is MPDWSYHILFKPFLSKMSSLTSREFIHRGMNTVASLPGGSHIINFLGREECSPLLKKTKDQIVFSNPIGISGSLDPQLTGTKAFTNLGFGFIEIGPVTVEKREGNATAIDFKKQTIDFLEKFESIGLEATKRKLQNIEFKQPLFIRLKGTSEEKQWMIQELEEFASAFVVEDKDVERLHTKKPIYLAIHIDQASMEGIKEYEGIILEDEYDPQRYVKVISDLRETGYDKTIMTVGAVKEPQDALGIIDAGADFIILSKEYVFSGPGLTKRINEALLNRLSTKNEVIDGWQYYWLFGLMIVIGGILALFISLQSVLLPYDEQFLQTTKDEIWSFNKRILLFMSHDRMTLAGTMISGGIVYMSLARHGVRKGLLWTKQAIDIAAIVGFLGIFSFIGYGYFDWLHLVFWLLLIPFYLLGFIKTKGLTNTPSSTNLRNNKWWKLSLVGQLFFVILGFSFVIGGLVISYIGVTNVFVSTDLLYLCMPPEILDEFNQRLIPVIAHDRAGFGSALLSVGLLVLMLALWGFQQGNRWMWWTLFVGGLPAFFTGIWIHFKIGYTTFIHLLPAYFALFLFVIGLILSYAFLHKGDEG, encoded by the coding sequence ATGCCTGATTGGTCCTATCATATTCTTTTTAAACCATTTCTTTCTAAAATGTCATCTTTAACGTCTAGAGAGTTTATCCATCGAGGGATGAATACTGTTGCATCTCTCCCTGGAGGATCACATATCATCAATTTCCTAGGAAGAGAAGAATGTTCTCCTTTGTTAAAGAAGACTAAAGATCAGATTGTCTTTTCGAATCCAATTGGTATTTCAGGTAGCCTTGACCCTCAACTAACAGGAACAAAGGCTTTTACAAATTTAGGGTTCGGTTTCATTGAGATTGGTCCGGTTACGGTCGAGAAAAGAGAAGGAAATGCAACTGCAATTGATTTCAAAAAACAAACGATTGATTTTCTTGAAAAATTCGAATCTATTGGATTAGAAGCGACAAAGAGAAAGCTGCAAAATATAGAGTTTAAACAGCCGTTATTTATTCGTCTAAAAGGTACGAGTGAAGAAAAGCAATGGATGATTCAAGAATTAGAGGAGTTTGCATCCGCTTTTGTTGTTGAGGATAAGGATGTGGAAAGGCTTCATACGAAGAAACCGATTTACTTAGCCATACATATTGATCAGGCGTCTATGGAAGGAATAAAGGAATATGAGGGAATTATTCTTGAGGACGAGTATGACCCTCAAAGATATGTAAAGGTCATCAGTGATTTAAGAGAAACCGGGTACGATAAGACAATTATGACAGTAGGAGCTGTGAAAGAGCCGCAAGATGCTTTGGGAATCATAGATGCAGGAGCAGATTTCATCATTCTTAGTAAAGAATATGTCTTTTCAGGTCCTGGTTTAACAAAAAGGATTAATGAAGCGCTTCTTAATCGACTGTCAACAAAGAATGAAGTGATAGATGGCTGGCAATATTATTGGTTGTTCGGTTTAATGATCGTCATAGGGGGGATATTAGCCCTGTTCATCAGTTTACAATCTGTTTTATTGCCCTACGATGAACAGTTTCTGCAGACGACTAAAGATGAAATATGGTCTTTCAATAAAAGAATTCTCTTATTTATGTCTCATGATCGAATGACGTTAGCTGGTACGATGATTTCAGGTGGAATTGTGTATATGTCATTGGCGAGACATGGTGTAAGAAAAGGGTTACTTTGGACTAAGCAAGCAATAGATATAGCTGCAATTGTTGGGTTTTTAGGCATATTCTCATTTATTGGCTATGGTTATTTTGATTGGCTACATTTAGTCTTTTGGTTACTATTAATTCCCTTTTACTTATTAGGTTTTATCAAAACAAAGGGGTTAACGAATACGCCTAGTTCAACCAATCTAAGAAACAATAAATGGTGGAAGCTTAGTTTGGTTGGTCAGCTTTTCTTTGTCATTCTCGGCTTTTCTTTTGTCATTGGTGGGCTAGTTATATCCTATATTGGCGTAACCAATGTGTTTGTATCAACAGATCTATTATACCTTTGTATGCCTCCAGAGATTTTAGATGAGTTTAATCAAAGGTTGATTCCTGTTATTGCTCATGATCGAGCAGGGTTCGGGAGTGCTCTATTAAGTGTTGGCTTATTAGTTTTGATGCTTGCGCTTTGGGGGTTTCAACAAGGGAATCGATGGATGTGGTGGACGTTATTTGTCGGTGGTCTACCCGCTTTTTTCACAGGAATTTGGATTCATTTTAAGATTGGCTATACAACCTTTATTCATTTATTACCTGCTTATTTTGCTTTGTTTTTATTTGTCATTGGTCTAATACTCAGTTATGCATTTTTACATAAGGGTGATGAAGGATGA
- a CDS encoding helix-turn-helix domain-containing protein — MILENKNGLILIRQDQLSERNWRTDDTYKLSFSSFGETKYGIEGEEISLDKGEFLIFNPSVQHRQLKATKEKFLVEINSSLLYDVAKQIGGMTEPEFSFITYRQPQIEQWTSFVRNFLLASNDSDSNQLFLENSLTQLAILMLQYGIGSHQADFPRINCKENIQSVIHALKENYDEEWSLDQMAVIAQMGKYQFAHLFKEETGLSPYSWLQLYRLFSSQGKLIYTDQTILDIALDHGFKSVSSYNHLFKKVYRKTPRQFRLSHRIKQANQTRKNNN; from the coding sequence ATGATCCTTGAGAACAAAAATGGACTTATTTTGATTAGGCAAGACCAATTAAGTGAACGGAATTGGAGAACGGACGATACGTATAAACTAAGCTTCTCTTCCTTTGGGGAAACGAAATATGGGATAGAAGGAGAAGAGATCTCTCTAGATAAAGGGGAGTTTCTCATCTTTAATCCTTCCGTCCAACATAGACAACTGAAAGCAACGAAGGAAAAGTTTCTTGTAGAAATCAACTCTTCGTTGCTTTATGATGTAGCAAAACAAATAGGTGGAATGACAGAGCCGGAGTTTTCTTTCATAACGTACAGACAGCCACAAATTGAACAATGGACGTCTTTTGTTCGAAACTTTTTGCTGGCAAGCAATGATTCAGACTCGAATCAACTTTTTCTCGAAAACAGCCTTACGCAACTAGCCATCTTGATGCTACAATACGGCATTGGCTCCCATCAAGCCGATTTTCCAAGAATCAATTGTAAAGAAAATATTCAATCTGTGATCCATGCGTTAAAAGAAAACTATGATGAAGAATGGAGTCTTGATCAAATGGCAGTGATAGCTCAGATGGGTAAGTATCAATTTGCCCACCTTTTCAAGGAAGAAACGGGTCTTTCTCCTTATTCATGGCTGCAATTATATCGTCTTTTCTCTAGCCAAGGAAAACTGATTTATACCGATCAAACGATTTTAGACATTGCCCTTGATCATGGATTTAAAAGTGTCTCTTCCTATAATCATTTATTTAAAAAGGTTTATCGAAAAACGCCACGACAGTTTAGGTTGAGCCATCGTATAAAGCAAGCCAATCAAACTAGAAAGAATAATAATTAG
- a CDS encoding MFS transporter: MWAKNELTIRKLFLFTFTIVFFNTWVWQVGLLLSLTEVSSNSKEFYSALQGVFGAIVILTNLVLPIFFKNLTMKSYLIGGIVWGLGIAYLGFFNQPLHFFIGVIIVGIGLPISGLSRVYLIQTIVPEQKMGRAFSSNAFLLYLANTLSLSLFGLLSLIFSIRQLMIFSGLIIILSSLIGLLYTMAQPKLSWRFSINLFK; the protein is encoded by the coding sequence ATGTGGGCTAAAAATGAATTAACGATTCGCAAACTATTTCTTTTCACTTTCACAATCGTATTTTTCAATACTTGGGTTTGGCAAGTAGGGCTATTACTCTCCCTTACAGAAGTAAGTTCAAATAGTAAGGAGTTTTATAGTGCCTTGCAAGGGGTGTTTGGTGCCATCGTCATTTTAACGAACTTAGTCTTACCTATCTTCTTTAAGAACTTAACGATGAAATCTTACCTCATCGGGGGGATCGTTTGGGGATTAGGAATCGCCTACCTTGGCTTTTTTAATCAACCTTTGCACTTTTTCATTGGTGTCATAATAGTAGGAATTGGTTTACCGATCTCCGGCTTATCACGTGTTTACTTAATTCAAACCATTGTTCCTGAACAGAAAATGGGACGGGCGTTCAGCTCAAATGCTTTTCTATTATATTTAGCTAACACCCTATCATTAAGTTTATTCGGACTACTCTCACTCATCTTTTCCATTAGGCAGCTCATGATCTTTAGTGGTCTAATTATTATTCTTTCTAGTTTGATTGGCTTGCTTTATACGATGGCTCAACCTAAACTGTCGTGGCGTTTTTCGATAAACCTTTTTAAATAA
- a CDS encoding MFS transporter produces the protein MYKQIWKNQNIRYYLLGGGISKLGDVLSGMAFLFLAYDITGSKAHTTGIAIAETLPYLLFGLIGGVITDWVPKKKLLILLDLLRVPLILSIVYFYFIGSLSYYYLLFISFLIQSLGCFFNPAHRTVLPKITTEKERAGTNSLHDTVTRGITILSPFLSIWMLNSYGVIHFFYDRCLNLFIKCVLSFKSSFQRNHNNHRKIDSVYLYFNL, from the coding sequence TTGTATAAACAAATTTGGAAGAATCAAAATATACGTTACTATCTTTTGGGTGGAGGCATATCCAAACTAGGAGATGTTTTATCTGGGATGGCTTTTCTATTTTTAGCTTATGACATAACAGGATCTAAAGCTCATACGACTGGAATCGCGATCGCTGAAACATTACCTTATTTGCTCTTCGGTCTTATCGGCGGAGTCATAACAGATTGGGTTCCAAAAAAGAAGTTACTGATCCTTTTAGATTTATTACGAGTTCCACTCATTTTATCTATTGTTTATTTTTATTTTATCGGTTCTCTTTCTTACTATTATTTGCTCTTTATTAGTTTCCTCATTCAAAGCCTTGGTTGTTTTTTTAACCCCGCGCACAGAACAGTTCTACCAAAAATTACGACAGAAAAAGAAAGAGCGGGTACAAACAGCTTACATGATACCGTCACAAGAGGGATCACCATTTTGAGCCCCTTTCTATCAATCTGGATGCTAAACTCATACGGAGTCATTCACTTTTTTTACGATAGATGCCTTAACCTATTTATTAAGTGCGTACTGTCTTTCAAAAGTTCATTTCAAAGAAACCATAACAATCACAGAAAAATCGATTCAGTCTATCTTTACTTCAATCTTTGA